The genomic stretch AAAATATTTACAGACTTTAATCACGAAAATTTAGGAAAAAGAAAGGGAGATAAAACCAACCTTTTTCATTTTTAGGCGAGAGAGAAAAAAACCAAATACTTTTTTCGTTTTGAGTTGACAGAAAAAAAAAACCCAACTGGACTTAAAGGGAGGGGCGTTCTGCCCGTGGGCTGGGCCTGGCCTGCTAGCGGGGCGGCGGGCCACGTTCGTTCGTTGGATGACGATggataaaagaaagagaagaaacccGAAGAAGAAATAAAGGAAGGCATTTTGGTTCCCCATCGGAGTTGGCGAGCGGCGGAGGAAACCCTAGCCTACATCAGAGAAGAAGACCAGGTGCGCGCCCCGAATTCCTCTCGCCGATCCCGCGATTCGGAAGCCAGGCGTGGGGGAGGGTCGTGATTCGGCGACGGGCTGCCCCTGATCCGTGCTATTTCGCAGGCGGCTACCGATGGCGGCGCTTCGAGTCGCGGCGAGGAGGCTCGTCGGCGGTGGCCAGACGCCGGCGGTGGCTGTGGACAAGGCGCAGCGCCGGCTCTTCCCGAGGCTCTCCCAGGTCGGCCGGGCTAGGTCCACCACATCCTCCGCTGCTGCTGCCGCAGACAACAATCTGGCGGCGGCCAAGGTACTTTACCCCCGTCGGCTCACCAATTTCATATCTTTTTTGTGCGATTGCTTCTGCAACCTGGACTAGCTTATGCTGTGCTAATAGCTCGTTCGATAATCCAACTCCATGTTTCGCCAAACAGCCAGGGCGTCTCAAAATTGAATCCAGATCTTGTGTTTcctcaagaaaaaggaaaaaaataacaaTTGTTTTCGACCTGACAAGATGCATAATCCGAGGACCGAATAGCAAAACCCTGTTTCTAAATGCTTTGATCCATGGACCAGCTAGTACTACTGTTTTCCCGTTGCATGATCATTTTTGTAGGAACTCATCTTATGCTCTACTGCAATCTGCAAAGCAGGGCTGTGAAGATCGGGAGAAACTCCTGACAGAGATCCATAACATGACAGAGGAGCTGTACGACAAGGTTTCGCATGTGCAAAGGTTCTACAATATCCCTGGTAGGGAAGGCCAAAATATCAGTCGGCTGCGCGAGGAGCTTGCCACGCAAGTGGGGCCTAGACCCGGCGATGACTCGTGGTATGTATGATCATCTTCTGTTTACAAGATTTTTGTGGGGTTAACAAGTTATCTCCTCTGAACCCTATCTGCAGGCGCATGTTACGATTGATGCATACATTAACGTATTACGGTGGATTTGCGTCTTTTATATTCACCACATATGTGCTCACAAGCATGGCCATTGGTTCGATCGTTGAATTGGAGCCAGATGAAAAGCAATGGATCAAGAAGAAAAGAGGGGAGGCACGCAAGCAAGTGAAACAAAATGATTGAGAGCCATGTTTATGAATGGTAAAGGTCCAATAAAAGGTTGCTAGTGTGTTCTTGCATGAACAATCATCGATCGCTTTGTATGACCGAACTAACTGGTTAGTACCAAGTTGTCTAGATGTTATGCTACATCTATTTAGTGTCTCCCTGTTCTATGTTTGTTGAAGATATAGAAATAATGAGTTCACAGCTGCTGCTGATGTTGCTGCTTAAAGGCTGACATGTAAAAAAAGTTGAGCTGTAGTAAAAGCATCTCCTGGGGAGCGTGATGACGTGCAGCTCGC from Triticum dicoccoides isolate Atlit2015 ecotype Zavitan unplaced genomic scaffold, WEW_v2.0 scaffold110130, whole genome shotgun sequence encodes the following:
- the LOC119342933 gene encoding uncharacterized protein LOC119342933, which gives rise to MAALRVAARRLVGGGQTPAVAVDKAQRRLFPRLSQVGRARSTTSSAAAAADNNLAAAKGCEDREKLLTEIHNMTEELYDKVSHVQRFYNIPGREGQNISRLREELATQVGPRPGDDSWRMLRLMHTLTYYGGFASFIFTTYVLTSMAIGSIVELEPDEKQWIKKKRGEARKQVKQND